From Apium graveolens cultivar Ventura chromosome 9, ASM990537v1, whole genome shotgun sequence, the proteins below share one genomic window:
- the LOC141686459 gene encoding uncharacterized protein LOC141686459 has translation MAYGTEALVPVEVGLESYRIETYNVVTNSFGLKANVDLLEEEREASHQRNMRYLLQAAQHYDSNAKKRSFGVGDLVLRELAASMPAKQGKLQPNWEGPYKMIEIVHPGTYKLETLSGEAIKNTWHASRLRKFYQ, from the coding sequence ATGGCCTATGGCACCGAGGCCCTAGTTCCTGTTGAAGTAGGCTTGGAATCGTACCGAATCGAGACCTACAATGTGGTAACTAACAGCTTCGGGTTGAAGGCGAATGTGGACTTGCTGGAAGAAGAAAGAGAAGCTTCACATCAAAGAAACATGAGGTACTTACTACAAGCGGCACAGCACTATGACTCCAACGCGAAGAAAAGGTCCTTCGGAGTAGGAGACCTAGTCCTAAGAGAGTTGGCCGCATCCATGCCGGCCAAACAAGGAAAGCTCCAGCCTAACTGGGAAGGACCCTATAAGATGATCGAGATCGTTCATCCTGGAACCTATAAGCTCGAAACATTGTCAGGCGAAGCAATCAAAAACACTTGGCACGCCAGTCGCCTTCGAAAATTTTATCAGTAA
- the LOC141686458 gene encoding uncharacterized protein LOC141686458, with protein sequence MAIKAQDLSDFMVECTFSGPKDLSPDEQLIRIPGKWKLFVDGSVAGKKCGASLILSSPEGFEICQAIRFDFPLTNNEAEYEALLAGMKLARSLEAKHLRAFSDSMLVVKHFTGEYEQRDPRTKAYADKVREASLSFETFELIQIRREKNSRSDALSRLASADTQNLTGSIYLTEAKTPSIEKKKCLEIHQGSD encoded by the coding sequence ATGGCAATTAAGGCCCAGGATTTGTCCGACTTCATGGTTGAATGCACATTTTCGGGTCCGAAGGATCTTTCGCCTGATGAACAACTAATCCGGATCCCAGGAAAGTGGAAGCTTTTTGTAGATGGGTCGGTAGCCGGAAAAAAGTGTGGGGCCAGCTTGATCCTCTCCAGCCCCGAAGGATTTGAAATATGCCAAGCCATAAGGTTCGACTTCCCCTTGACAAATAATGAGGCCGAATATGAGGCCCTCCTCGCAGGGATGAAACTGGCCCGAAGCCTTGAGGCGAAGCACCTAAGGGCATTCAGTGACTCCATGTTGGTCGTGAAACACTTCACAGGGGAATATGAGCAAAGGGACCCCCGAACCAAAGCCTATGCTGACAAGGTACGTGAGGCTTCTTTATCatttgaaacctttgaactaatTCAAATTAGAAGAGAGAAAAATTCTAGGTCAGATGCCCTTTCAAGGCTAGCTTCGGCCGATACACAGAACCTAACGGGTTCTATTTACCTCACCGAAGCCAAGACGCCTTCGATCGAGAAGAAAAAATGTCTAGAAATTCACCAGGGGAGCGACTAG